The DNA sequence tttttcagttctaTAGTTTCCTTTGCTAACTATTTATTCtagatttaataaatatctGAAGTTCATAAAAGTTCATAGGTGATGCATAGTTGAAATGATTTATAACCCAAGGCTATGTTTGGTTTCGGAAAACTTGGAATGACTGAACCTAAGTTATTCCAGGTTATTTGGGAATGGACAAACAAATGAACTAAATCGGGATATGCTTGAAAGTAAAATAACTCTTCCTTCATAAAATGATTGATTAGAGCAATTCAACCACTAGTTCGTATTAACCTAGTCATTAATCATTACTTAATATTAACCAGTAATAAGATTATATGgcttgaattaaaaatttatttttttaattaatattaataatgacaaACTTCAAGATAACTTGGCATAAAAATTTTTGCCTCATACCAATTCTAAACTCTTATTCTAGCTACAACCAAACACAACCTAGCAGTATGTGAAATCTGCTCGACTACTTAGAGCAGTGGTTCTATAATTATCTAAATTACTGTCCACTATTTAATTTGAGTAAACTGCATCATCTTAGTTTATCGTGAGACACATTCACAAAACTTCAAGTAATAATTGAAGGATGCTGAGATATTTTCTGTACAGCTgatggtttctttcttttttttcttatgtgcCAGGTGAAACCATGGATTAAGACAAGCTTGGCCCCTGGTTCGGGAGTGGTAAAAAAGTACTTGGAAAAGAGGTATAACCAGAGGGATGAAGAACAGTGGATATAATCACAATTTTCTCATTAGTTACCAAATGATGAGTTTTATCTGTTTCAGTGGCCTGCAgaaatatttgaatcaattgGGCTTTCATATCGTTGGTTATGGATGTACAACATGCATTGGGAATTCTGGTGACCTTGATGAATCAGTCTCATCAGCAATTTCTGAAAATGGTAAAAGTGTCTTATCAGTTGATCAAGAGCACATTAATTCTTCGGTTTCTGAATGATTTCAATTTAAGTTTGGAAGTCGTTTGCGTATATTTTCAGATATTGTTGCTGCAGCAGTTTTGTCTGGAAATAGGAACTTTGAGGGTCGTGTGCATCCCTTAACTAGAGCAAACTATCTTGCATCTCCACCTCTGGTGGTTGCTTATGCTCTTGCTGGCACGGTATGTAGACAATGGGTAATAGAATTCTTAATTATCACATCCTATATTAATGCTTCACAACTGCAAATTTGAAGATGAGCATGTGGTTATTATAGCAAATTGTAGTTCTCAGCATACCATCTTAGGATAAACtatatgaatgttataatttgcTCTATCATATGTCATTCTCTTGTTGATGTTTGGAGAAGAATGTTGCCTATATGGTACTGGTACAGTGGGTTTCACCCAACgaaaatttcttaaaatctTTGTAATGGTCTCTTCTCTGTCCTTTTGTAACTAGTGTTGACTGAAATAAATGTTTTGCAGGTCGACATTGATTTTAATACAGAACCTATAGGGACCTCAAAAGATGGGAAGAAGGTTTACTTCAGGGATATCTGGCCATCAAATGAAGAGATTGCAGAGGTAAGTTACAATATTGGTACAAAACATACAAATTAATGGATGATAAAGTTTGACATTTAAGCTTAAACTTATTCAGGTTGTGCAATCGAGCGTGCTACCAGATATGTTCAGGGGTACCTATGAATCGATCACTAAAGGAAACCCTATGTGGAACCAACTGCCGGTGCCATCTGGCAGTCTTTACTCCTGGGACCCAACATCAACCTACATTCATGAGCCTCCTTACTTCAAGAATATGACTTTATCTCCCCCCGGCCCACATCCTGTGAAGAATGCATATTGCTTGCTAAACTTCGGTGACAGTATCACAACCGATCACATCTCACCTGCTGGAAGCATTCACAAAGACAGCCCTGCTGCGAAATACTTGATGGAACGTGGTGTCGAGAGAAAAGACTTCAATTCCTATGGTAGTCGTCGTGGCAATGATGAAGTGATGGCAAGGGGAACATTTGCTAACATTCGCCTTGTCAACAAGCTTTTGAAGGGAGAAGTTGGTCCCAAAACAATACACATACCCTCAGGAGAAAAATTGTCAGTGTTTGACGCCGCCATGGTAATTACTATCAAACCACTCAATCACTTAATCCAACTCCAATGATATTTGCATGACGTCCAAGTAAAACTAATTTTCTGTTGAACTAGTAAATTTGTTtcaatgatattaatattttcaagtGCTGAACAGAGATACAAAACTGAGGGGTGTGCTACTGTCATCTTAGCGGGAGCAGAGTACGGAAGTGGCAGCTCTCGCGATTGGGCTGCTAAAGGACCAATGCTACTGGTACTAAATATGTAAAGAAAATTCATCTTCAACTTCTTGCCCACAATTCACCCTTAATTGATGTGCCTCTGTTGTTAAATGTTGCAGGGTGTGAAAGCGGTCATTGCCAAGAGTTTCGAGAGAATCCACCGAAGTAATCTTGTGGGAATGGGCATTATTCCATTGTGTTTCAAAGCCGGGGAAGATGCTGATTCCCTTGGCTTGACCGGCCATGAACGTTACACAGTCAATCTTCCGAGCAATGTGAGTGATATCAAACCTGGTCAAGATGTCACTGTCACAACTGATAGCGGGAAATCATTTACATGCACTCTTCGCTTCGACACCGAGGTAATCCAGAAAAAAATACGGAAATTACTATTCTTTCGATGTTCCTCTTATTCATCGCCCTCATATTGTTTGCAGGTGGAGCTAGCGTATTACAATCATGGTGGAATTTTACCGTATGTCATTAGGAATTTGACCGGTAGCAAGCAATAGTCATGTGAAGTTAATCTCATGTTATGATGACGGGGAACCACAATTTTTTGCCGGAAGTTTAAAAATTCTTCGGGCATGAGTTTTTCATCAATTTTGCCCTGGAAATAAAATGTGCTGTAAAGTGAAGAGGATGCCTTTGCTTTGatgattgtttcattttaaaacgTGTGTTTGATGCTGTGATATTTCTTGAGGAAAGTTGGAAACAGGTCCAGTTTCTGAGCCTAGAGCACTAGACTCAGATGTTggttttctcttgtttgttaaaATGGAAACCAtcttaggggctgtttggttcgtggtaatgacatattatcaGGTAACGAGATTActatggtaatatgagtggaaATATTATATGGGtgggaatattgtggtaatttaatataaccatgtttggttggaactcttattactttgattttcatggtaatcaatttgttaaaatataaaaaagttataagattaccacgaTAATcaaagatagacaccaaatttggtggtaatagaaTTACCATTTTttgagtaatatttataagttggtaatgtgatattactatACAGATTACCACTGATATAGTGCCAAACGtgataatattttcagattatcacgtaacacatggtaatcctTCTACATTACCGCAAACGAAACGGCCCCTTAAAGGTATTAAAAACCAATCGCATGAACATTGTTTCACACAAGTGGGCATACacgtaaaacaaaaaaaaaataataaaaaataataaaaaataaaaaaaattagagatggCAATGAGGCAAGGATGAGGCCACCACCCTGCCTAAACCATCCTTTCGCGTCGTCCTGTCCAACCCAACTCAAATAGtggtattttaaatattacttaCATTATTgtctgttaattttttttaaaattataaatgaaaaagTACAAACAACCAACTAAAATTGGGCGTCTCGCCCAACCTAACTCAAATAGtggtattttaaatattactttCACTAACGtctgtttattttaaaattgtgaagaaattaagaagacatttttttttatcaaacctcttataatatataatacttattaataaattaaaattataacaaatgattttcttttagtactgtatttttttaattaaattattaaaatacaaaaaatataattaaaacacaATGATTATAATTGCCCTGCTCCCTTCAAAAACCCTGTCATGCTTTATGCCCCACTCTGTAACACGAAAAATTGTCAATTTTTTGGGATGGATTGAATTGGAAACCACGGATCGGTGTAGGGTCAGTAATCTCTATAGAAAACTATATGCatctataaaataattaatttcatgtgGCCcagtaaataaacataatttttttttttgtgcacaatttttataggaaaaaaaataattaaaataacaaatatataatatgagttcataaaagaaacaattttatAAGATATTAGATGTCTTATGATAAACATACAAGATAAAAAAACCTCAAATAAAAATGCTATTGTAGAGAGATGTTAGATTTGtaattaagatattaatttatttattacatgATGTTGACTGTTTCTGCTTCCTATGTTATTATAATACTTTATTGCTTATAACAAATGAATTGTATCCTGTCACCGCCTGAGCTCATCACATTTAATCGTCCCGGGTAAGTTTCACCCTATGCTACAAAcgtttcatcattataacgtCGTGATCACAAATATCGTAATATCGTGCGaccacaaaactattctcccATTGCTGACCGATAACCATTAAACGTTTTTTGTAACGCTGACGCCGCAGaatgtttcatcattataacaACGCGACTACTGAAAGGCTTCCCTACGCGATCACGTGTTTTTGCTAGCACATCATCAACTTCACCAAAAATAATCCCCAAACACGCCAATGCTGCCATCAAAGTCAGAACTAGAAAAATAGCTTTTATGACCACAAcgttctaaaaaaaaacatttatagtACATAGCgttataattatgaaatatttatgACCACCAGTAAAACTTACCCTTTAATATGTGGGTAAATTACATGCATttagaaaacatatatttagtcaattccattgtttttttttcaactaattaTAACTATGGGATAATAGTAgtgaaaatatgaataataataataataataataataataataataacagcaTCATTagttttttccttcttttttgttttaatagttCAGTGTTCAACAGAATGAAATAGATGAGTTCTATTTAGTATCAAAAGTATCAAACAGCAGATGAATGGCATGAGACCATGAAATTGATTAACTTGGATGAATGTAATTATCAGCGAACCATTACtgcaaaagatgagaaatatACATAATAATGAGAAAGTTAACAACAGCATGACacattatcaaaaaatttaattgacatGGTACCAATGATAAGAGTCAAATAGCCTcaataaattcaaaacacaGGGCCAACACATATTTatttctgcaaaatttaaaaaatctagtGGCCAAAGAAACACAAATCTAGTTCAATGTTTGTTCAGTAATAGCTATCTGTAACTCCGTAACATCAAGATTTTAATCATCGAACAAAATAATTGAGCTTGTATAAAAGACGACAAATCAATGAATATGTAGTAACTGCACACAACCGAGCGCAAACTGGTTGTGTATGTAATTTCACAAGATCAAGAAATTTATCATCACAAAAGAATTGAGGTTGTGTAGAGAATGATATGAAAAGAATTTCTAGTAACTTAAGTATGGTAGAAATCACAACCGAATACAAATCTGTTTCAACATTTGTCCACTAATAGCCATATGAAACTTcacaaaatcaaaaaatatatagcaCAAAAGAATCGAGGTTATataagaaatggaaataaataatgaaaacaagtACCTTCGGTGaattataaatgataatatttgttTACTCGCAGCCACTTTGTTGATGACCACTTGTACCCTTTTAACACAGGGCATCCACCTACATTATACATAAGTTTCACATGagccttctttttcttcaaataataataataataataataataataaataaataaataataaaagaagaaaaggattaAAAATGAGCCTCACCATGCAAGCTTGTAGTATCTAAAGAGCCATCAGGCTTCAAGCTCCAGAAGAGAAGTGCATCTCCCTTCTTAGGTTTCACAGAAAGGCCCATTTTTCCACACTCAGACAGATTGCTGGACCTTGAGACTGAATTCATGGTATTCTTGGCGAGAGGGAACACTGTCTCAcctccttcttcaacatctGAACTGCAACAATGGCAAGACTTAATgataacacaaaaacaaatatctTAGCTTTTTTGTAAGGCAGGCAATTATATGCTTAAACCTACTGAAGGAAGAGcatcaaagaaaatttttaaggaCAACTTACAGATACATTAGAACAGTAGCTATTCTGTCAGCTATTCTGTCAGCGTTGTGGAAATGGTCATAATGTGGGTCATATTTCTGTCCAACTTCATAATGGAGAATCTGAAGTCCCTCCCCATGCTCTGGAGAACATGAAGTCAGCTCCAGAAAGTGAGTAAATGAGAATGAATGACAGTAAAATGCTTTAAGGAAATCATAGCAAGGAAATTGTGTCTATGTTGATTAAGGTGATGCAAGTCAGTTATATAAAACACACAATTTGTAAAGTCTTCAACACTGCATCTAATATCAATTTTCAatagcattctttttcttttttttttctcttagaaAAGTATGAGTGAGTTTCCTGCATAATAGTTAATGAGGGGAAAACATTTTGACAATTTGATGAAAGAAAATAGAAGTCACATCACGAAGCTTGGTAAAATGCATGATCCAAAACTAAGAGTGACATTTAAAAGTTCAGTTTTATATAAGCcatacaaggaaaaaaatatttgttcattAGGGAAATAAAAAATCTTCTATATGGCATGATATTTTACACTCAAGATATTGCCGATTGTAGCCACATACTGGAAGGATATTTTACTACTTTCATGCCACTGAGATTTATagacaaaaatacaaacaatgaattcttcaatgtaatatatatatgaatttaattattaGATACATTcttatgcaaaaaaataaacaggCATAGAGAGACCGTGGAGACACAAAAAAAAGTGATATCCTGAACCACTGGTCCGTGCAAGTCATACAATGAGTATCTCTAAATCATCTATATATAATCTCAAGCTAAAGCAGCAAATGTATACTTTGATGCTACTGATATTGAATATCAAATATAAGCAATAGCTAAGAAAAGGAATACACCAATAGCTTTTATCACTACCTAACAAATGCTCCATTGGTTATGGCAATGGCTCTAAAGATGGATGATGTACTGAAAGTGAAGGGAAGTCCTGTGTCAAGAAACTTTATGCCCACCAATATATACTGAACTTTATAGGCAGGACCATTGCTATTTAATCAGGTAAATGACATTAACACCTTCAAGATATGGATCCTAATGAGAGGAAATACAAAAGAAACCATTTCTAATCAAATGGTGAGCAATgttgaaagaaataaattttgcaaACTATTACACTTAAAAAGGGTAATGTTTGATCCTTCATGTgcatattctttttatatactccactttgttatttatcttgaaagtgAAAATTGCATAACCATGTTAGATTAGAAAACTCAAAAAGTTGAATAGTTACTACGAAAAACAGAGGTCTGTAAGTCTCTACCTATTGGCATAAATGTGAAATCTGCAATTCTTTTCTCAATTGCTTGAATGATGCTATCATGTCCGCGTTTGAGAAACATTCCTGAGCTTGTGCGTTGCCTGCACggaataatattgaaatatttcaataatattaaaaaagaacTTCTGAAATTAATTACTAAACAAGTCAAGAGATCTGAGATTGCACACCGGCTGCTTATGTTCCCACCAGTATTTTTGTCAATAACTGTGGACTGTTGCATACGTGGCAAAGAAAgtttaatcaagtattcacatTCTTCATTGGACTGTCCAATAAATAGACAAAAAATGTTACTTTGCTACAACTCAATCATAAAATCAGATAACAATTTAAAAGATACCAATTTGAACTAGTAAAAACAAGCATCTATgcaaatatatttgaatattctGCACAAGTCAAATAGGCAATTAAAGGAGTACTTCCAAGATGGAGACTTACCCCACTCATTTTCTAAAGAGAAAGTTAGCGTAAAGCTAAATTAGTCCTTTTATAAGTTGTTTGAGTTGACAATTAGCAATAAgtgtatataagcaaatatgattttttttttcagatgaTAAATTGGCAATCACTCACTTCTATAGTGGTAAAAAGCAATTTTCTCAAAGATAATCATAACAAATGTGGAcaacaaatgaattaaaaaacacaactaaacCCTTTTTTAGCAAGATATAATCttttaaacaaaagcaaaaaaaaaaacatgaataagatTGAAAAAAGATATCTCAACTTGAatcatgctaaaaaaaaatggaatcaataatacaaaataaaccaaACTATGCAAGGAAAtaatcaagaaataaaaaatgaagaaactAATGGTAGAGATTCAAGTGAGCTCAAACCAGTAAATTGCGGTAGATGAAGATTCTAGGCTCCCACGAGATCACCTCCATCCACTGCTCCCCTCTCTCCCCAATCCCATCAACCCTAAAACCTCCAACCAAAACACACAATCAAATACGCTGAAATCAAATCACAAGAAACACAACAAATGCTTAAACGAATCAAAGAAACACACTTTTCATTGTGAATCAATTCGGAAACATCATCCTGATCGAAATTGAAAGCGAAAAGCAAGAAGAAAGTCATCAAGAGAGTGAGAAGAACAGCGGAGACGAGTATGCACCAGAGCCACCGATCCGAGGACCGCCAGGAAGCCTTCGCCATGGATGATGGAGATGAGAAGAGGATCAAAGCGAGATTGGCATCGTTGAGAGAacgaagaggagaagaagagaaggagaagaagcgtTTCCATCGCTTCCATTGATGAATTGGGGGAGTTTCGAGATTGTTTAATGATTAGAGAAGCGGGTAATTTTGAAGTGCCatgttttttcatatatataccCCTTAAAATATGGTAATGATATAAGTTgggagttttttttaatacaaataaaaaaatacataatttattttatctcatagtATGATGCTTAATCTAAAgtaatatccatatatatatatatatataattattttttaataattaaaaaactcatgtttatataatacatGAAATAGTCTTTTTACTTATGCAACTTTATCCTTTTAAGGTCGGTTTAATTTGCACatgttatataaaaattttaatttctaattctaTTAGGTACTTgctattatattttgaattaaaatcaaacaaaaaaaagggaaaaagggaATTATCTTGTTCCAAATAGGAGTAGgagcataaataaataaaataaatgaaaaataataatctatgaaaaaaaaagagagaatatatatattatctcttcttttttccaTATATTATTTATCCTCCTACTCCTATTTGGAATAGAATAATGcctcttttccctttttccGTACTCCTATTGGAAATAAGAGAAAACTGTTCATCATCACTATTCTTTTTActtatcttttttcttgtttaattttaattcaaaatataatagtaagTTCCTAATAcgattagaaattaaaatttctatataaacaagtGCCCCCCTTGTAGCTTCCTCACACACAATAGTTGAGGGAGAAAGGTACAAGTGCTTTCAAACTCTCACACAATGTGCAGCttctcttgtctttttttttcttttatggaattttctcctttttttcatttaactAAAACTCTCAAGTAGCTCCATGCATATGTCCCCtccctcctttcttttctttccttttttctttatttcttaaaaTCATGACCATATGCTAGATCATCTCATGAGTAGCAT is a window from the Dioscorea cayenensis subsp. rotundata cultivar TDr96_F1 chromosome 2, TDr96_F1_v2_PseudoChromosome.rev07_lg8_w22 25.fasta, whole genome shotgun sequence genome containing:
- the LOC120278724 gene encoding aconitate hydratase, cytoplasmic isoform X1, with the translated sequence MRDAMNKLGGDSNKINPLVPVDLVIDHSVQVDVARSENAVQANMELEFQRNKERFAFLKWGSNAFNNMLVVPPGSGIVHQVNLEYLGRVVFNNGGMLYPDSVVGTDSHTTMIDGLGVAGWGVGGIEAEAAMLGQPMSMVLPGVVGFKLSGKMKNGVTATDLVLTVTHMLRKHGVVGKFVEFYGEGMSGLSLADRATIANMSPEYGATMGFFPVDHVTLQYLKLTGRSDDTVAMIESYLRANKMFVDYNLPQIERVYSSYLELNLEDVEPCVSGPKRPHDRVPLKEMKVDWHSCLDNEAGFKGFAVPKDSQNKVAEFSFHGTPAQIKHGDVVIAAITSCTNTSNPSVMLGAALVAKKACELGLEVKPWIKTSLAPGSGVVKKYLEKSGLQKYLNQLGFHIVGYGCTTCIGNSGDLDESVSSAISENDIVAAAVLSGNRNFEGRVHPLTRANYLASPPLVVAYALAGTVDIDFNTEPIGTSKDGKKVYFRDIWPSNEEIAEVVQSSVLPDMFRGTYESITKGNPMWNQLPVPSGSLYSWDPTSTYIHEPPYFKNMTLSPPGPHPVKNAYCLLNFGDSITTDHISPAGSIHKDSPAAKYLMERGVERKDFNSYGSRRGNDEVMARGTFANIRLVNKLLKGEVGPKTIHIPSGEKLSVFDAAMRYKTEGCATVILAGAEYGSGSSRDWAAKGPMLLGVKAVIAKSFERIHRSNLVGMGIIPLCFKAGEDADSLGLTGHERYTVNLPSNVSDIKPGQDVTVTTDSGKSFTCTLRFDTEVELAYYNHGGILPYVIRNLTGSKQ
- the LOC120278724 gene encoding putative aconitate hydratase, cytoplasmic isoform X2; its protein translation is MLGQPMSMVLPGVVGFKLSGKMKNGVTATDLVLTVTHMLRKHGVVGKFVEFYGEGMSGLSLADRATIANMSPEYGATMGFFPVDHVTLQYLKLTGRSDDTVAMIESYLRANKMFVDYNLPQIERVYSSYLELNLEDVEPCVSGPKRPHDRVPLKEMKVDWHSCLDNEAGFKGFAVPKDSQNKVAEFSFHGTPAQIKHGDVVIAAITSCTNTSNPSVMLGAALVAKKACELGLEVKPWIKTSLAPGSGVVKKYLEKSGLQKYLNQLGFHIVGYGCTTCIGNSGDLDESVSSAISENDIVAAAVLSGNRNFEGRVHPLTRANYLASPPLVVAYALAGTVDIDFNTEPIGTSKDGKKVYFRDIWPSNEEIAEVVQSSVLPDMFRGTYESITKGNPMWNQLPVPSGSLYSWDPTSTYIHEPPYFKNMTLSPPGPHPVKNAYCLLNFGDSITTDHISPAGSIHKDSPAAKYLMERGVERKDFNSYGSRRGNDEVMARGTFANIRLVNKLLKGEVGPKTIHIPSGEKLSVFDAAMRYKTEGCATVILAGAEYGSGSSRDWAAKGPMLLGVKAVIAKSFERIHRSNLVGMGIIPLCFKAGEDADSLGLTGHERYTVNLPSNVSDIKPGQDVTVTTDSGKSFTCTLRFDTEVELAYYNHGGILPYVIRNLTGSKQ
- the LOC120278750 gene encoding probable prolyl 4-hydroxylase 3; the encoded protein is MAKASWRSSDRWLWCILVSAVLLTLLMTFFLLFAFNFDQDDVSELIHNEKVDGIGERGEQWMEVISWEPRIFIYRNLLSNEECEYLIKLSLPRMQQSTVIDKNTGGNISSRQRTSSGMFLKRGHDSIIQAIEKRIADFTFMPIEHGEGLQILHYEVGQKYDPHYDHFHNADRIADRIATVLMYLSDVEEGGETVFPLAKNTMNSVSRSSNLSECGKMGLSVKPKKGDALLFWSLKPDGSLDTTSLHGGCPVLKGYKWSSTKWLRVNKYYHL